The nucleotide sequence GGCGGGGATCGCCGCCGTGCTTTCCCGCTCCACGTCCTCGACGGTGCGGTTGCTCGCCCGCGCGGCCGCCAGATCGACCTCCTGGGTGCGGCGCGTCCGGATGCGCCCCGGGGCGAGATTGTTCAGGAGAATCTTGTGCGGCGCCAGTTCGAGCGAGAGGGTCTTCGCGAGCGCAACCACGCCGGATCGGAATACGTTGCTCAGGACGAGGCTGGGGATCGGGACCTTCACCCCTGAGGTGATGATCGTGATGACGCGTCCCCCTCCCTGGGCTTTCATCGACGGTACCGCCCCCCGGATCAACCAGACCGCGCTCATCAGGTTCTGCCGGAACGCCTGCTCCCACTGAGCGTCGGTGAGCACGAGCGCGGAACCCGGCGGCGGGCCGCCCGCGTTGGCGACGAGAATGTTGATCTTACTGAAGTGGCTCAGCGCGGCCCCGATCAGCGCGTCTGCCCCCTCGGGTCGGGACACGTCGGCCGGGACGCCCATGGCGTGCCGGCCGGTGCTCCCGGAGATCTCGGTCGCGGCGCGGCGGATCGCCTCCGCGTTTCGGCTGCCGATGACCACGTCCGCGCCGGCCTCCGCGAGGCCTTGGGCGATCGCGCGCCCGAGCCCGGCGCTGGCGCCTGAGACCACCGCGACCCGGCCCGACAAATCGATTTTCATGTGGATCCCTCCCTGCTTCCTGTGGGATCGGTGCGCGCTACCGTGTTCACCAGGTCCTGGAATCCGTTGATCCGGCAGGCCACGGTGTCGCCGTCCTCGATCACAGCCGCGCCTGGGGTACCGGTGCAGAGCAAGTCTCCCGGCTCGAACTCGAACACGCGTGAAAAGAACGCCAGGAGATGGAACGGGGAAAAGGCCATGTCGCTGACGGTGTTCGACGCCGCGGCCCGGTCGTTGCGGACCGTGGTCACGCGTATAGCACCCAGATCGGGAATCTCATCCGGAGTCACGATCCACGGCCCGAAGCTCAGGAAGGTCGGAAACGACTTCGCCCGCGTCAGAAACCGCGGGTTTCGGCGGAGGATATCCTCCGCGGTCATATCGAGGAGCGTGACGTATCCG is from bacterium and encodes:
- a CDS encoding SDR family oxidoreductase, which produces MKIDLSGRVAVVSGASAGLGRAIAQGLAEAGADVVIGSRNAEAIRRAATEISGSTGRHAMGVPADVSRPEGADALIGAALSHFSKINILVANAGGPPPGSALVLTDAQWEQAFRQNLMSAVWLIRGAVPSMKAQGGGRVITIITSGVKVPIPSLVLSNVFRSGVVALAKTLSLELAPHKILLNNLAPGRIRTRRTQEVDLAAARASNRTVEDVERESTAAIPAGRYGDPREFANMAVFLASDQASYITGTTITIDGGATRAMQ
- a CDS encoding fumarylacetoacetate hydrolase family protein; the encoded protein is FRSASTRGNHPRPAPLNAPTFVAPYRRPPKIWGIGLNYRAHAHDLGVTVPEEPASFMKPWTTIIGPGETIRLPMASQRVTAEAELGLVLGRRCRDLTEREAAAALFGYVTLLDMTAEDILRRNPRFLTRAKSFPTFLSFGPWIVTPDEIPDLGAIRVTTVRNDRAAASNTVSDMAFSPFHLLAFFSRVFEFEPGDLLCTGTPGAAVIEDGDTVACRINGFQDLVNTVARTDPTGSREGST